A window of Nocardiopsis sp. Huas11 genomic DNA:
CCGAGGCGGAGTCGGACGCGGAGCCCGCGGTCCTGGGCGAGGGCGACTTCATCACGCAGGAGCACGAGACGTCGGGCACCGCCACGGTGTTGGAGCTGCCCGACGGCACGCGCCACGTGCGGTTGGCGGACCTGGCCACGAGCGACGGCCCCGACCTGCACGTGTGGATCACCGACCAGGAGGCGGGCGGCGACTGGTACAAGTACGGCGACGGCCGCCACGTCGCCCTGGGAGAGCTCAAGGGCACCGAGGGGGACGCCAACTACGAGATCCCCGCGGACGCCGACCTCGACGGGATGACGAGCGTGGTCGTCTGGTGCGAACGCTTCTCGGTGGCCTTCGGCTCCGCGCCGGTCGAGCTGTAGCCGGCGCACCCGCGCGGCGGGGAACGAACGAAGGGGCGGCCCGTGCACGGGCCGCCCCTTCGTGTCAGTACCGCTGCCGGTGCCGGTTACTTGGCGGCCGGGTCACCGTGGCACTTCTTGTACTTCTTGCCGGAGCCGCACGGGCAGGGCGCGTTGCGCGCCGTCCCCGCGTACTCGTCGGTCGTCTCGCTGTGGCGCTCGACGGAGCCGTCCTCGCTCGGCGCGGAGTACTGCAGCCGGGTCGGCTGGTTGGCACCGAATCCGGGGACCACCACGTCCTCCGGACTCGCGGCCTCCTCCTCGGGCGCCTCGGCCTCGGTGGCCTCCCCGTCCTCGTCCACCGCGGTCGCGACGGCCGTGGAACCGGTCTCCCCGCCGACCGCGGACGCGGCCTGCGCGGCGGACGCGGCGGTCAGGGTGGGCTCGGCCTTCTTGGGCACGCGCACCTCGACGTTGAAGAGGTAGCCGACCGACTCCTCCTTGATGGCCTCCAGCATCTGCTGGAACATGTCGAAGCCCTCGCGCTGGAACTCGATCAGCGGGTTGCGCTGCGCCATGGCGCGCAGCCCGATGCCCTCCTGGAGGTAGTCCATCTCGTAGAGGTGCTCACGCCACTTGCGGTCCATCACCTGGAGGATGACCTTGCGCTCGACCTCGCGCATCGTCTCCTCGCCCAGCTCGGACTCACGTGCGGCGTAGGCCTGGATGGCGTCCTCGACGACGCGGTCGGCGAGCAGCCGGCCGGTGATCGCCTCCAGGCCGCCGTTCTCGTCGATGAACTCGTCGACGGTGAAGCTGATCGGGTAGACCTGCTTGAACGCCGTCCAGAGCTTGTCGAGGTCCCAGTCGGAGGGGTCGCCCTCGGCGGTCTCCTCGGTGACGTAGCCGCGGAGCACCTCCTCCAGCATGCTGACCACCTGGTCGCGCAGGTCCTCGCCCTCCAGCACCTTGCGGCGCTCGGCGTAGATGACCAGCCGCTGGCGGTTGAGCACCTCGTCGTACTTGAGGACGTTCTTGCGGATCTCGAAGTTCTGCGTCTCGACCTGGCCCTGGGCGGAGGCGATGGCCTTGCTGACCATCCCGGACTCGATCGGCTGGTCGTCGGGGATGTTCATCTGGTTCATGAACACCTCCAGACGGCTGCTGTTGAACAGGCGCAGCAGATCGTCCTGGAGCGAGAGGTAGAACCGGGAGATGCCCGGGTCGCCCTGACGGCCGGAGCGGCCGCGCAGCTGGTTGTCGATGCGACGGGACTCGTGGCGCTCGGTGCCGAGCACGTAGAGGCCGCCCGCGTCGACGACCTTCTCGTGCTCCTCCTCGAACTCGGCCTTGGCCTTCTCCAGGGCCTCGGGCCAGGCCGCCTCGTACTCCTCGGGAGTCTCCAGCGGGCTCAGACCGCGCGCCTGGAGCTCCTCGTCGGCGAGGAAGTCCGGGTTGCCGCCCAGCATGATGTCGGTACCGCGACCGGCCATGTTGGTGGCCACCGTGACCGAGCCGAGCTTGCCCGCGCGGGCGATGATCGACGCCTCACGGGCGTGGTTCTTGGCGTTGAGGACCTCGTGCGGGACGCCCTCGCGCTTGAGCATGTTGGAGAGCCGCTCGGACTTCTCGACGCTGGTCGTACCGACCAGGACGGGCTGTCCCACCTCGTGGCGCTCCGCGATGTCCTCGGCGACCGCCTGGAACTTGGCGTCCTCGCTCTTGTAGACGACGTCCTTGACGTCCTCACGGATCATCGGCTTGTTGGTGGGCACGGGGACCACACCGACGTTGTAGGTCTGGTGGAACTCCGCCGCCTCGGTCTGGGCTGTACCGGTCATGCCGGCGAGCTTCTCGTAGAGGCGGAAGTAGTTCTGGAGGGTGACCTTGGCGAGAGTCTGGTTCTCGTCCTTGATCTTGACGCGCTCCTTGGCCTCGATGGCCTGGTGCATGCCCTCGTTGTAGCGGCGGCCCGGAAGGACGCGACCGGTGAACTCGTCGACGATGAGGACCTCACCGTCCTTGACGATGTACTCCTTGTCCTTGCGGTAGAGCTCCTTGGCCTTGAGCGCGTTGTTGAGGAAGCTGATCAGCGGGGTGTTGACGGCCTCGTAGAGGTTGTCGATGCCCAGCCAGTCCTCGACCTTGGCCACGCCGGCCTCGGTGATGCCGACGGTGCGCTTCTTCTCGTCGACCTCGTAGTCGCCCTTGACGACGTCCGGGTCCTCGCCGGGCTCGGGAGGGGTGTCCCGGCCGCGCTTGAGCCGCGGGGCGATCTTGGCGAACTCGGCGTACCACCGCGAGTTCTGCTCGGAGGGGCCGCTGATGAGGAGCGGGGTGCGGGCCTCGTCGATGAGGATGGAGTCGACCTCGTCGACCAGGGCGAAGTAGTGCTCGCGCTGCACCGTGGCGTCGAGAGAGAGCGCCATGTTGTCGCGCAGGTAGTCGAAGCCGAACTCGTTGTTGGTTCCGTAGGTGATGTCGGCCTGGTACGCCTTGCGCCGTTCGGCGGCGGGCATGCCCGGGCTCAGGACACCGACCTCGAGACCGAGGAAGTGGTAGATGCGGCCCATGTTCTGGGCGTCGCGGCGGGCCAGGTAGTCGTTGGTGGTGACGACGTGGGCGCCCTTGCCCGCCAGGGCGTTGAGGTACACGGCGAGCGCACCGGTCTGGGTCTTGCCCTCACCGGTCTTCATCTCGGCGATGTTGCCGAGGTGCAGCGCGGCGCCGCCCATGATCTGGACGTCGAAGTGGGGCTGGCCCAGGGTGCGGCGGGCCGCCTCACGAACGGTCGCGAAGGCCTCCGGAAGCAGGTCGTCCAGGGACTCGCCGTCCTGGTAACGGTCCTTGTACTCCTGGGTGAGCTGCCGCAGTTCGTCGTCGGTGAGCTCCAGGTAGTCGTCCTCGAGGGAGTTGACCTGGTCCTTCAGCTTGGTGAGCCGGCGCAGGATCTTTCCTTCACCCGCGCGCAGGAGCCTGTTGAGTATGCCTGGCACTTCCTATGCGCTCCTCGCAGATCGCGGTTGGCTCCACACGCACGTGGAGTTCAGATCTAGGCCCGCGGACCGCTTCCCGTGGCCGTGAAGGACGGCGGGGGTTCCTGGGCCCTCGGGCCTACATCCTAGAGGAACCGAGCCGCGAGCCTACCCCTCACGCGGGTGGGCCCTCTCGCCTGGTCACTGACGGCACGCGCCACCTGGTGAACGACCGGGGTGGTGTCGGATGTTCCCGCCCGCCACCCGCCATCGCGCTGACGTGCGCTTCGCGAGGGCAGCGCTACCACCCTTGACCGCGGGGTCTCGGGGACCGGCCTCGGGATATTTGCCCATCGGGGCGAGCAACCCGGGCGGCAGTGGGTAGTTTCCTCCTAGGGGCGTCTGGCCTGCGGGTACCCGGCGATCCGCCGGAGGGCCCCGCCACCGCCCCGGAGAGGTCACGACGGTGACCGGCCGTCGCGACAACGTACGTGACGTGTTCCCGGGAGGGATCACCATGCGAACGAGCCTGAATCGCGAGCGATCCACCGAGGTGTCGGCGCGCAACGGTGCGCCACGTACCCCGTTGGAGGCCATCGAGCACGTGGTCGAACGAGTACACCGCACGCCCCAGTCCTCGATGGAACAGGGCGACCCGGGACAGGCCTGGGAACGGCAGGTACCGGACGATGAGGCCAAGTACGGCCGTATCCGCGGATTCCAGCGCCAGGGCGGCAGTCTGGCCCCGAGCAGCTCCCACCGCGGGCGCGCTCCGTCGTGGATCATGGTCGCGCTGGCCTTCGCCGGGTTCGTCACGGGCGGGCTGGCCGTCGTCATGGGCGGTCAGGTCGTTCTCGGGGTGGTCGCCGCCGTGCTGCTCATCGCGGCCGCGGTGGTCGCCATCGCGTTCGACATCCTGAGCGACGTGGTGCTCGACCCGCCCCGTGTGGAGGACGAGGAGCGACACGACACTCCGCTCCACCGGATCAAGAAGGAACTGCCGTAACACCTGACACCAGGCAACACCTGACACAACAGGGCCGCGCCCTCCGGGATCCCGGCGGGCGCGGCCTTCGCGTGTGGCTGTCGGGGGGCGGTCCCCCGCCGGTCTCAGTCCACGAGTCGCAGGACTCCGTAGTTGAAGCCCTTTCGGCGGTAGACCACGCTCGGGGCGTCCTTCACTTCGTCGTGGAAGAGGTAGAAGTCGTGTCCGACGAGTTCCATCTCCATCAGCGCCTGGTCGATGCTCATCGGCTTGGCACGGTGGAACTTCTCCCGCACGATGACGGGCACGTCTCCCTGGGTGTCCAGCTCGACGAACTCGTCGGAAAAGCGTCCGTCCACCTCGGCGCCGTCGATCTCGTCCTCCGCGGCCCGCTGCGTGGGGGGCGCCGGGGTCGCGGTGGGCGTGGCGGTCGAGGGCAGTTCTCCGGGGAGGCTCGCGGTGGCCGCGGCGACGGAGACGGGTGTCCGGTTGCCGCGGTGGACCTTGCGCCGGTCCGCGGACTTGCGAAGCCGGGCCTCGATCTTGTCGATCGCCAGGTCGAGGGCGCCGTGCCGGTCCGAGGCGGCCGCCTCACTCCGGATGACCGGCCCGTTGGAGTGGATGGTCAGTTCAACCCGCTCGCGAACGTCGGCGAGCTTGGGGTTGCGCTCCGAGGACACCTCCACATCGATGGTCATGCCCTTCTTCTCCCACTTGGAGAGCCTCTCGAGCTTGTTCTCGACGTGCTGTCGGAACTTCTCATTCACACCGGTGCGTCGACCCTTGACGATGATGTCCATAGGACCCCCTTCATCGCGTGGCCGCCGTGAAGGCGACGGCCAGGCTGGTTCTGCATCCCTCCCGCCATGGGGGACGGAAGGAGTTTCTCGCGCGCTAGCCCCCTTCCGTCCGCGGTCCGGTCCGGCCCGGCCCGCGACTCGCTTGGATGTGCGTATACCCATCAGAGGCAGGGTCCTCACGCGCACCACCAGCGCGATTCGTGAGGCCCTCCCCGACGGGAGGAAGGACTTGTGCCGCCGACGGGACGAATCGCCACCCGGCCGTGGAGCGCCACTGACCGATCGGTTCGACGGCGGGGGGATTGAAGAGACACGACGGGGACGCGTACGGGTCGGGCGCCGAGGGGGGACCGTGGCCCTGGAGCACGCCGGGCACCGCCCCGTGGGACCCGCCTGTGACGGCGGGTCCCCCAGCGATGGCATGCCACCCGTCCGGCCGACCTGGTCTTCGTCCCCACATCCGCCTGCTGAGAGTTTCGCCGCTCTTGTACGCGACTACCGCTCTTCTCCCTGTCATGAGGGACATCGGGACCCTCCGCGGGGCAGGGCTTACCTCTAAGGCGCACCGTGATCGGTCGACGAAAAGTCGCCTTACGTGGGCCGTTTCGCCTGCGCCTGGCATCGGCTTGCCGAAGTCGCTCCCCGGTATCCCCAGGGGCGATGAAACTCCGGCGCAACCACGGACCCGGACGGGTGCCATACCTGGACCGTAACCTGTCCTGGCGCGTCTGTCAGGTGGCGATCACCCCCGCAACCCCCTGACAACCGCCGCAAACCCCCATGAACACGGCCTTTTCCCCTGTTCACGAGGGTTCGTAAAACCTTGGTGACCGCTCTTCGCCCTGCGCGGACAGAGGCGGAGGAAGGCGTTCGGCGAGGACCACGGCACCGACCACACCGATCCCCTCGGCCCGCAGCGCACGAGTCGCCTCCGCGATCGTGGCCCCGGTCGTGAGGACGTCGTCCACGACCACCGCCCGGCTCCCGGCCCGCCCGTCGCAGCGTCCGGCGGCGGTGAGGATGCCATGCCGGTTGGCCCGTCGGTCGGCCCGGCCCAGACCCACCTGGCGACGCACCCGGCGGCGGTAGCGCAGGAGCTCGGCCACCCGGCCCGCTGGGTCCCCGCCCGCCGCGGCGGCGCAGGCGTGCGCCAACCGTACGACCGGCCCCCGCGGCGGACCGCGACCGGGAACGGGCACGAGCAGGGTGCCGGGGTCGGCCCACCCTGCGGCGGTGTAGGCGGCGGCCACCCGTGCGCCGAGCGGCGCGGCGAGGTCGTCCGTCCCGTGTTCCTTGAAGGCCAGCAGGACACGGCGGTCCAGTCCGGCGTAGGGCCCGGCCGTCCAGACCGGCGGGCACCCCGTCCGGGGCCGGCAGCGCACCGGCCGCCGGTCCAGGCGGGCCAGGCAGGCGCCGCACAGCGGCCCGGAGGGGCCGCCACAGCCCGCGCAGGTGAGCGGGAGCAGGAGATCGAGCACGGCGGCGAGCAGGGCGCGCAGAGCCTGCGCGAGGCGGTTGGACATGTTCCAAGGATCGGTGGCGGCGGATCCGCCCGCCAGCCCGGATCAACGCCTGTGGACGACCCGCCCCGCGTCCCCCACAGGCCCCGATCAGCCGGGGAAGGTGGGCGAGCCCCCCTCGACCGCGCTCTGCCAGTTGAGCCGGTCCGTGGTGATCCAGATGTTGCCGTCGTCGGAACCGGCGATCAGCGGCTGGCCGGGGGCGCCCGAGATGTTGACCATGCCCGGAACCGGTGTGCCCGCGCTCGCCGCCGGGGTCCCGCCGTCCAGGGAGACCAGGAACGCCTGTCCGGTGCCGCCCTCGCGGTTGCCCAGCACGGCCAGCTGATCGCCCGAGCGCCAGGAGATGTCGGTGATCTCGTCCAGCTCCCGGCCCAGCGTGATGAACGAACCGACCGAGACCCGGCCGTCGCTGTCCGAGACCACGCGCCCCACCTGGAGCGACGTCTCGCCGTCGACCTCCGTGATCACGGCGGCGCGGGTGCCGTCGCGTGAGATCTGGAAGTTCACCAGCGACCGGTCACGCAGGTCCGACAGGTCCACGCTCACCACCTCGTCGCCGTCGCGCAGCAGCCACAGGTCGGTCGTTCCGGGCTCGGGCGCGGGCCCGTCGTCGGTCGGGGTCTCCTCGTCGACGGGCTCGTCCTCGGCCCGCTCGTCCTCGTCGGCGGAGTCCTCCTCCGCCTCCTCCGGGTCGCTCGTCTGCTCGGTCACCCACAGGTCGCCGTTGACGTCCCAGGACAGCGACGTGAACACCCCGTCCGAGAGGACCTCGGACACCTCGGCGCCCGGACTGGCGAAGGCGGTGACGACCTCGCCGCCGCCCACGGTGATGCCCGCGATCGTGCTCTCGTCGACCGAGACCGCGAAGTTCTCCAGCTGCACGTCGCCCGCACCCAGCGGGCCGGGTACGCGCTCGGCGTCGCCGATGGTGTCGGAGGCCCAGTCGGCCGCCGACCACAACTGCCCGTCGTGCGTGAAGTAGGCGTGGATCCCCGCGGAGATCGCGTTCGGGCTCACGCTCGACCAGAACTCGCTGGCCGGACGCGGCCGGTCGTTGCTGTCGCCGCCGGAGTCGGGGAAGGGCACCTCGTCGCCGTTGACGACCAGGGTGAACTCCTCCACCTCCGGCAGCTGGCGCAGCGTCCAGGCGATCTGCGCGGCCATCTCGAACTCGTCGACCTGTCCGACCCCGTCGACCCGGATGATCGCCGTCTCCGCGTCGATCTCGACGTCGGCCCCCACGCCCTCGGGGAAGGCCGAGTCGACCGCGGGCGCCAGCCAGTCCGTGGGACCCGCGACGAGCTTGTTCAGCAGCCGCTCGGCCAGCTCGTCGTTGCTCACCGGGAGGTAGACCGGGTCGGGGACCAGGGCGGTGCCCTCCGGGTTGAAGTAGTAGAGGTTGAACGGCCGGTGGGTGCGCTCCACGTCGAGCTGACTGAGGATCAGTTCGTCCGGCATGTCCTGGATGCGCCACTCGCCCTCGGGGTCGCCGCCCTCGCGGGCGAGCTCGAAGGGGACCTCCAACAGGTGGCCCGCGTCGCTCTGGACGTACTTGCCGCCGTCGTCGATGGTGGCCATGAGCGAGCTGCGCATCCGCACCGTGGCGGTGAGGCCGTCGGCGCCGACCTCCGTGTCGAGGCCGACCGCGTCGAGGTCGCCGAAGACGCGCACCGAGCCGTCGGGGGACCACTCCTCGCTCAGCGACGGGAACATGTAGCTCCGTGCGGCCTTGTGGTCCTCCTCGAAGCTGCCCATGTCCTTGAGGAAGCCGCCGACCAGGCCCTCCGGTCCGACGCCCTCCTGGGGGCCGGCCGGCAGCAGGCGCACGTACCCGCCATAGGGGTCGCTGGGGGTGTCGCCGCCGTCGCCGGGAACGACCGGGCCGGTCATCGGGACGGTCGCGCAGGACGCCAGCACGGCGCAGGCCGCGGACGCGGCCACGAGGGCGCGCACGGCACGGCCGCGGCGCGCGGCGCGCGGCGTACGGGTCGGTGCGCTCACGCGTCCTCCTCCAGTCGCTCGGCGGTTCCGTTCCCGTCCGCCGGTCCCCCGTTGGCGCCCTGGTCGCCCCTGTCGGGCCGGCCGGTCCTGTCACCCTTCTCGGCCTTCTCCGCCTTGTCGCCCAGGGCGTAGTTGCGCCCCAGGGCGATCTCCGGCGGGACCAGGGGCAGCGGGGAGCCCCGCAGCTCGGCTCCGGCCTTGCGCGGCAGCGACAGGCGGAACTGCGAGCCCTGCCCGGGCTGCCCCCACGCCTGGAGCCAGCCGCCGTGCAGCTGTGCGTCCTCCTTGGCGATGGACAGGCCCAGGCCCGTGCCGCCGGTGGTGCGCACGCGCGCGGGGTCGGCCCGCCAGAAGCGGTCGAAGCACAGGTGCTCCTCCCCCTCCTTCAGCCCCACACCGTAGTCGCGCACGGCCACCGCGACCGAGTCCCGGTCCCCCGCGGCCGCCACCACGACGTCGCGGCCCTCGCTGTGCTCGATGGCGTTGACGACCAGGTTGCGCAGGATCCGGTTGATCCGGCGCGCGTCGAACTCGGCCACGCACGGCTCCGCGGGCAGGCGCAGGACGACCTTGATCCCCCGGCGCTCGGCGATCTGCTCGGCGTCGCCCACCGCCTTCATGACCGAGTCGCGCACGTCCACCGAGTCGATGCCCAGGGTCGCCGCGCCCGCGTCGTGGCGGCTGATCTCCAGCAGGTCGGCGAGCAGTTCCTCGAACCGGTCCACCTGGCTCTGCAGCAGCTCCACCGGGCGGCGCTGGGTCGGGTCGAGGTCGTCGCGGTCGTCGTAGAGCAGGTCGCTGGCCATCTTGATGGTGGTCAGCGGGGTGCGCAGCTCGTGGGAGACGTCGGAGACGAACTGGCGCTGGAGCTTGGACAGCTCCTCCAGCTCCTGGATCTTCTCCTGGAGGTTGCCCGCCATGTCGTTGAACGAGACCGCCAGCCGGGCGAGGTCGTCCTCGCCCTGCACGGTCATGCGCTCGGTGAGGTCGCCGGCGGCGAGCCGCTCGGCGGAGCGCGCGGCCGAGCGGACCGGGCTCACCACCTGCCGGGTGATGACGAACGCGATCAGGCCCAGGAGGATGACCAGCAGGACCCCGACCAGGGCGACGGTGCGCTGCACGAGGTCGAGGATCTCCTGCTCGTGCTGGAGCGGGAAGATGTAGTAGAGCTCGTAGGCGTGCGTGAGTTCGGCGCCCACCACCAGCGCGGGCTCGGCCGAGCCGTCCGCCTCGATGCGGGTGTAGGTGTGGTACTGCTGGTCCGGTGCCTCCGACTGGCGGATCTGGTCGATGAGGCGTTCGGGGATGCTCTCGTCGACGCTCTCCGCGTCGACGGTCGCCCAGCCCCGCTCGTCGATCCCCCACGGCAGGATGACCACGCCGTACAGCCCCGTCTCACCGCTGCGGCTGGTCAGCTCGCTCGCGATGTTGTTCAGGAGCCGGTCGCGGTCCCCGCTCTCGTTCTCCTGGAGTTCGGCGAGGGCGTAGTTGAGCCCGGCGCGGTGGTCGTTGACCGCGGAGTCGATCTTGGCGTCGAGGAGCCCGCCCCGCACCTGGGAGATCAGCACGTACCCCAGGCCGGCGATGACCAGTATGGACAGCACCAGGGTCGTGGAGATGACCCGCAGGTGCAGCGACCGTCGCCAGTTGGACTGCACACCGCGGACCAGGGACCGGGCGGCGCGCTGCGCGAAGAGGTAGGCCCGGGTCAGCCCCGAACCGGGGTCGCCCGGATCCGCTCCGGAGCCGAGCGCGCCGGAGGACGGGTCGGTCCGCTCCCCATCGGAGGCGGCCCCCCGGTCCTCCTCGGGTGCGGCTGCTGTCATTGACCTGAACGGTGGATCAGGCGGTACCGGCCTTGTAACCGACACCGCGGACTGTCACGACGACCTCGGGGTGTTCCGGGTCCTTCTCGATCTTGGCACGCAGCCGCTGCACGTGGACGTTGACCAGTCGGGTGTCGGCGGCGTGCCGGTAGCCCCAGACCTGCTCCAGCAGGACCTCGCGGGTGAACACCTGGCGCGGCTTGCGCGCCAGTGCCACGAGCAGGTCGAACTCCAGCGGTGTGAGGCTGATCTGCTCTCCGTCGCGGCGCACGGCGTGCCCGGCGACGTCGATGGTGATGTCGCCGATCTGCAGCACCTCGGGAGCGGGCTCCTCGGTGCGGCGCAGGCGCACGCGCACACGTGCGACGAGCTCCTTGGGCTTGAACGGCTTGACGATGTAGTCGTCGGCGCCCGACTCCAGGCCGAGCACGACATCGATGGTGTCGGTCTTGGCGGTCAGCATGACGACGGGCACGCCGGACTCGGCGCGGATCTGTCGGCACACGTCGATACCGTCGGCGCCGGGCAGCATCAGGTCCAGGAGCACCAGGTCGGGCTTGGTCTCGCGGAAGGCCTCCAGGGCCTTGTCGCCGTCATGCACGAACGAGGGCTCGAACCCCTCGCCCCGCAGAACGATGCCCAGCATCTCGGCGAGGGCGAGGTCATCGTCGACAACCAGTACACGTCCCTTCATCGGCGTATCCGGCACGCGGGCGCGACCGCAACGCGTGCGGTCCGCACGGTGCCTACTCCTCTCTCTCCTGGAACTAGCGTCTTGGTGATCCGGTGCCTGCTCCCCGCGGCAGGAAAACCGGACGCGTTCCCCCAACCTTGCCACCTTTCGGCGCCGTTGGGAGAGTGGTCGAAGGTGTTCGGCCGTGTGGAGGCCGATGTCGGCCAACCGCGGCGTCGGCGCTGGCCGCGCACGGTTCCCACAAGATCATGGATTCGGCCTCTTGGTAACAGAAAGCATACAAAAGGAATGAAGTGCGTCGGTTGTACCGGTGTGCACCGCGAACCCGCCAATAGCCGGGGGAACCGGCCGGTAGGTTGGATTCCAGCACGACGAGAATCGCGCGCAGACGCTCGCGCAGCGTAACCGAACCCCACGGAGGGCGGGGCCACATGACCCAGGAGGACGGCCGCCGGGACGAACCCGAGGCGGTGCCCGAGCGCTCGGACGAGGAGCGGACGGACTCGCCTGGGGCCGCGGCGACCGAGGGCGGCTCCGCGGCGGACCCGGCCGCGCACGGGGACGGGGGCACCGCTTCCGGAACGCCACGCTTCGCGGCACCCGGGGACTCCGGGTTCGCGGCTCCCGGCGCGACCGCGCCGGAGGGCGGCCGGGAGGGTGCGACGACCCCCGACCACCCGGCTGAGGGCCCGCGGCCCGGATTCGCACCGCCCGGCGGGAGCGCCCCCGGGTTCGCGGCTCCCGGCGGAGGTTCGTCCGAGCACGCACAGCACGGCTACGCTCCGCCCGGCGGAGGCTCGTCCGGATACGCGCCGCCCGGCGGAGGCACACCCGGGTTCGCGGCTCCCGGCGGAGACGCCCCCGGGTTCGCGGCTCCCGGCGGAGGTTCGTCCGAGCACGCACAGTACGGCTTCGCTCCGCCCGGCGGTGGCGAGTACGCCGCGGCCGGGCACCCCCCGGCCGCGGGCCAGTGGGGCGCGCCCGGGCACGCGGTTCCCGGCGGCCACCCGGGCCAGGGACACCCTCCGGGCCCCGGCCACGGCGGCGGGCCGGGCCGGCCGCCCCAGGCGCCCAAGCCCGGTGTGGTCGCGCTGCGGCCGATGACCGTCGGCGACCTGCTCAACGGTGCCTTCAGCCTCATCCGGCACAACCCGAAGACCTTCGTCGGGGTGTCGCTCATCGTCATGGCGGTCGCGAGCATCGTCAGCTCGGTCGGCTTCGGCGGCTACATGTCCGACTACGGCCGCTTCATGGACCAGTTGCTCGCCGACCCGAACTCGATCGACCCCGACGATCCACTGCCCTTCTCCACCTGGTCGCTCGTCGCCCTCTACGGCGGCTCCCTGATCAGCTACGCGGGCACGATCGTGCTGACCGGTCTGCTGACCTGCGCGATCGGCCTCGCCGTCCT
This region includes:
- a CDS encoding DM13 domain-containing protein translates to MNAGTEKRPLLRRPLVLWPVAGLALALVAAGLWAFQPWRMFTTRTVDEAPPTAVAASEEDPGAGDDADGSAVSGEDGAEAESDAEPAVLGEGDFITQEHETSGTATVLELPDGTRHVRLADLATSDGPDLHVWITDQEAGGDWYKYGDGRHVALGELKGTEGDANYEIPADADLDGMTSVVVWCERFSVAFGSAPVEL
- the secA gene encoding preprotein translocase subunit SecA encodes the protein MPGILNRLLRAGEGKILRRLTKLKDQVNSLEDDYLELTDDELRQLTQEYKDRYQDGESLDDLLPEAFATVREAARRTLGQPHFDVQIMGGAALHLGNIAEMKTGEGKTQTGALAVYLNALAGKGAHVVTTNDYLARRDAQNMGRIYHFLGLEVGVLSPGMPAAERRKAYQADITYGTNNEFGFDYLRDNMALSLDATVQREHYFALVDEVDSILIDEARTPLLISGPSEQNSRWYAEFAKIAPRLKRGRDTPPEPGEDPDVVKGDYEVDEKKRTVGITEAGVAKVEDWLGIDNLYEAVNTPLISFLNNALKAKELYRKDKEYIVKDGEVLIVDEFTGRVLPGRRYNEGMHQAIEAKERVKIKDENQTLAKVTLQNYFRLYEKLAGMTGTAQTEAAEFHQTYNVGVVPVPTNKPMIREDVKDVVYKSEDAKFQAVAEDIAERHEVGQPVLVGTTSVEKSERLSNMLKREGVPHEVLNAKNHAREASIIARAGKLGSVTVATNMAGRGTDIMLGGNPDFLADEELQARGLSPLETPEEYEAAWPEALEKAKAEFEEEHEKVVDAGGLYVLGTERHESRRIDNQLRGRSGRQGDPGISRFYLSLQDDLLRLFNSSRLEVFMNQMNIPDDQPIESGMVSKAIASAQGQVETQNFEIRKNVLKYDEVLNRQRLVIYAERRKVLEGEDLRDQVVSMLEEVLRGYVTEETAEGDPSDWDLDKLWTAFKQVYPISFTVDEFIDENGGLEAITGRLLADRVVEDAIQAYAARESELGEETMREVERKVILQVMDRKWREHLYEMDYLQEGIGLRAMAQRNPLIEFQREGFDMFQQMLEAIKEESVGYLFNVEVRVPKKAEPTLTAASAAQAASAVGGETGSTAVATAVDEDGEATEAEAPEEEAASPEDVVVPGFGANQPTRLQYSAPSEDGSVERHSETTDEYAGTARNAPCPCGSGKKYKKCHGDPAAK
- the hpf gene encoding ribosome hibernation-promoting factor, HPF/YfiA family, with the translated sequence MDIIVKGRRTGVNEKFRQHVENKLERLSKWEKKGMTIDVEVSSERNPKLADVRERVELTIHSNGPVIRSEAAASDRHGALDLAIDKIEARLRKSADRRKVHRGNRTPVSVAAATASLPGELPSTATPTATPAPPTQRAAEDEIDGAEVDGRFSDEFVELDTQGDVPVIVREKFHRAKPMSIDQALMEMELVGHDFYLFHDEVKDAPSVVYRRKGFNYGVLRLVD
- a CDS encoding ComF family protein: MSNRLAQALRALLAAVLDLLLPLTCAGCGGPSGPLCGACLARLDRRPVRCRPRTGCPPVWTAGPYAGLDRRVLLAFKEHGTDDLAAPLGARVAAAYTAAGWADPGTLLVPVPGRGPPRGPVVRLAHACAAAAGGDPAGRVAELLRYRRRVRRQVGLGRADRRANRHGILTAAGRCDGRAGSRAVVVDDVLTTGATIAEATRALRAEGIGVVGAVVLAERLPPPLSAQGEERSPRFYEPS
- a CDS encoding LpqB family beta-propeller domain-containing protein, translated to MSAPTRTPRAARRGRAVRALVAASAACAVLASCATVPMTGPVVPGDGGDTPSDPYGGYVRLLPAGPQEGVGPEGLVGGFLKDMGSFEEDHKAARSYMFPSLSEEWSPDGSVRVFGDLDAVGLDTEVGADGLTATVRMRSSLMATIDDGGKYVQSDAGHLLEVPFELAREGGDPEGEWRIQDMPDELILSQLDVERTHRPFNLYYFNPEGTALVPDPVYLPVSNDELAERLLNKLVAGPTDWLAPAVDSAFPEGVGADVEIDAETAIIRVDGVGQVDEFEMAAQIAWTLRQLPEVEEFTLVVNGDEVPFPDSGGDSNDRPRPASEFWSSVSPNAISAGIHAYFTHDGQLWSAADWASDTIGDAERVPGPLGAGDVQLENFAVSVDESTIAGITVGGGEVVTAFASPGAEVSEVLSDGVFTSLSWDVNGDLWVTEQTSDPEEAEEDSADEDERAEDEPVDEETPTDDGPAPEPGTTDLWLLRDGDEVVSVDLSDLRDRSLVNFQISRDGTRAAVITEVDGETSLQVGRVVSDSDGRVSVGSFITLGRELDEITDISWRSGDQLAVLGNREGGTGQAFLVSLDGGTPAASAGTPVPGMVNISGAPGQPLIAGSDDGNIWITTDRLNWQSAVEGGSPTFPG
- the mtrB gene encoding MtrAB system histidine kinase MtrB, coding for MTAAAPEEDRGAASDGERTDPSSGALGSGADPGDPGSGLTRAYLFAQRAARSLVRGVQSNWRRSLHLRVISTTLVLSILVIAGLGYVLISQVRGGLLDAKIDSAVNDHRAGLNYALAELQENESGDRDRLLNNIASELTSRSGETGLYGVVILPWGIDERGWATVDAESVDESIPERLIDQIRQSEAPDQQYHTYTRIEADGSAEPALVVGAELTHAYELYYIFPLQHEQEILDLVQRTVALVGVLLVILLGLIAFVITRQVVSPVRSAARSAERLAAGDLTERMTVQGEDDLARLAVSFNDMAGNLQEKIQELEELSKLQRQFVSDVSHELRTPLTTIKMASDLLYDDRDDLDPTQRRPVELLQSQVDRFEELLADLLEISRHDAGAATLGIDSVDVRDSVMKAVGDAEQIAERRGIKVVLRLPAEPCVAEFDARRINRILRNLVVNAIEHSEGRDVVVAAAGDRDSVAVAVRDYGVGLKEGEEHLCFDRFWRADPARVRTTGGTGLGLSIAKEDAQLHGGWLQAWGQPGQGSQFRLSLPRKAGAELRGSPLPLVPPEIALGRNYALGDKAEKAEKGDRTGRPDRGDQGANGGPADGNGTAERLEEDA
- the mtrA gene encoding MtrAB system response regulator MtrA translates to MKGRVLVVDDDLALAEMLGIVLRGEGFEPSFVHDGDKALEAFRETKPDLVLLDLMLPGADGIDVCRQIRAESGVPVVMLTAKTDTIDVVLGLESGADDYIVKPFKPKELVARVRVRLRRTEEPAPEVLQIGDITIDVAGHAVRRDGEQISLTPLEFDLLVALARKPRQVFTREVLLEQVWGYRHAADTRLVNVHVQRLRAKIEKDPEHPEVVVTVRGVGYKAGTA